One Citrobacter amalonaticus genomic window carries:
- a CDS encoding helix-turn-helix transcriptional regulator, producing MNRTERLLELLQILRSRRYPITAFSLSERLGISVRSIYRDIRTLQHQGVCIEGCAGIGYIVKSDFHLPPLNLSHDEINAITLGLNWVSNNTDGDFKKTARAALAKIHSVIPGELKNLIENQSYITGPSENNVIFFKNIHDAIKNQMRVKINYCDKKDVLSFRVIWPIALVYMESCWLLVAWCEMRNDFRHFRVDKIQTFLQLGSTYSESRLILLKKWREKEKIGVESEY from the coding sequence ATGAACAGAACAGAACGACTTCTCGAATTGCTACAGATTTTAAGGTCGCGAAGATACCCGATCACAGCATTTTCACTCTCAGAAAGGTTAGGAATAAGTGTTCGCTCCATTTATAGAGATATAAGAACGCTACAGCATCAAGGAGTGTGTATTGAAGGTTGTGCTGGAATTGGTTATATCGTTAAATCTGATTTTCATTTGCCCCCCTTAAATCTTTCCCATGACGAGATCAATGCTATTACACTTGGATTAAATTGGGTGTCTAATAATACAGATGGTGACTTCAAAAAAACCGCAAGGGCTGCACTTGCAAAAATACACTCTGTCATTCCCGGTGAGTTAAAAAACCTGATCGAGAATCAATCCTATATCACAGGTCCTTCAGAAAATAATGTGATTTTTTTTAAAAATATCCACGATGCTATAAAAAATCAAATGAGAGTAAAAATAAATTATTGTGACAAGAAGGATGTTTTATCTTTTAGAGTCATTTGGCCCATCGCATTAGTATATATGGAGTCATGTTGGCTTTTGGTTGCATGGTGTGAAATGAGAAATGATTTTCGTCATTTTAGGGTTGATAAAATTCAAACATTCTTACAACTGGGTTCTACTTATAGTGAGAGTAGATTGATTTTATTGAAAAAATGGAGAGAGAAAGAAAAGATCGGCGTGGAGAGCGAGTACTGA
- a CDS encoding DMT family transporter — protein MPYFLLTLAACFWGGNYVVGHLLVSLVDPVLLSSARWIFTAILLVALYYRQIRGQWNAMQRSFHIITFLALFGQVLFPLTLYVGLQYTSSLNAAIYLSTTPALVLLINKNIFKEKITIQNIVGVIISSFGVICLVMQGDLWHLDTLKHLNRGDLWTMGSAASWAVYCAFLRLKPREVGGNAFVAVSATIGAVVLLPILIFSMAKNGIPPLAEFSHSSLVIGLLYLIIFPSWLSYLLWNKGIQAIGATRGEVFSHFIPLSGGLFSVMFLSEPLHLYHLVSALLIVCGIALCSGKSAKRAFN, from the coding sequence ATGCCTTATTTCTTACTAACTCTCGCTGCATGCTTTTGGGGCGGAAATTATGTGGTAGGACATCTGTTAGTCAGTCTTGTTGATCCTGTTCTATTATCCTCTGCTCGCTGGATATTTACTGCCATATTGCTGGTTGCACTCTATTACAGGCAGATTCGCGGGCAATGGAATGCTATGCAACGTTCTTTTCACATAATCACCTTTCTAGCTTTGTTTGGACAGGTATTATTCCCACTGACTCTGTATGTTGGCCTGCAATATACCTCCTCGCTTAATGCTGCCATTTATTTATCTACTACTCCAGCATTGGTCTTATTGATCAATAAAAATATTTTCAAAGAAAAAATAACAATTCAGAATATCGTTGGCGTTATTATCAGCTCTTTCGGTGTGATCTGTCTGGTGATGCAGGGGGACTTATGGCACCTGGACACCCTAAAGCATCTCAATCGTGGCGATCTGTGGACGATGGGCTCGGCAGCAAGCTGGGCGGTATATTGCGCGTTTCTACGTCTTAAGCCTCGTGAAGTGGGGGGAAATGCGTTTGTAGCCGTTAGCGCGACGATAGGTGCTGTAGTGCTTCTTCCAATATTGATTTTCTCTATGGCAAAAAATGGTATTCCGCCGCTTGCCGAATTTAGCCACAGCAGTTTGGTTATTGGTCTGCTGTACCTGATTATTTTTCCGTCGTGGCTCTCGTATTTGTTATGGAATAAAGGTATTCAGGCAATTGGTGCGACGCGTGGAGAAGTGTTTTCCCATTTTATCCCACTGAGTGGTGGTTTATTCAGCGTGATGTTTCTTAGTGAACCATTGCATTTATATCATCTGGTCAGCGCATTACTGATTGTCTGCGGTATTGCACTATGCTCAGGCAAATCAGCGAAACGAGCATTCAACTAA
- a CDS encoding LysR family transcriptional regulator, whose translation MLKENFNELQIFLVVARERSFTKAAGKLGVSQSALSHAMKALEERLNIRLLTRTTRSVAPTEAGERIIACLEPRIADLEQELESLVQLNGTTSGNIRLSAGEHAARSLVWPKLKPFLREYPEINVELIVDNGFVDIVEGRFDAGIRLGESVDKDMIAVRIGPDMRMAVVGAPSYFAANPAPETPHELQNHRCINMRLPTAGGLYHWEFEKDGKPLRVRVEGQVTFNLQAERIDAALSGFGIACIPEDRVQDYLQSGALIQILQDWCPSFPGYYLYYPSRKQHPPAFALMIDALRYQE comes from the coding sequence ATGCTCAAAGAAAACTTCAACGAACTGCAAATCTTTCTTGTGGTAGCGAGGGAGAGAAGTTTTACCAAAGCAGCGGGCAAACTGGGCGTTTCTCAGTCCGCACTCAGCCACGCGATGAAGGCGCTGGAGGAAAGGCTGAATATCCGCCTTCTGACCCGTACGACCCGAAGCGTTGCCCCTACAGAGGCCGGTGAGAGAATTATTGCCTGCCTTGAACCGCGTATCGCCGATCTTGAACAGGAGCTGGAATCGCTGGTTCAACTTAACGGCACCACCTCCGGCAATATTCGTTTATCAGCCGGGGAGCATGCCGCGCGAAGTCTGGTATGGCCGAAGCTAAAACCCTTCCTCAGGGAATACCCGGAAATCAATGTTGAACTGATCGTTGATAACGGCTTTGTCGATATTGTCGAGGGGCGTTTTGATGCCGGGATCCGTCTGGGTGAAAGCGTGGATAAAGACATGATTGCGGTAAGAATTGGGCCGGACATGAGAATGGCTGTGGTGGGAGCACCGTCTTATTTCGCTGCAAATCCTGCCCCTGAAACGCCGCACGAGCTACAAAATCATCGGTGCATCAATATGCGCCTGCCGACTGCCGGTGGGCTTTACCACTGGGAGTTTGAGAAGGATGGGAAACCGTTACGGGTCAGAGTGGAAGGGCAGGTCACGTTCAATCTGCAGGCGGAACGAATTGATGCGGCGTTATCCGGTTTTGGTATCGCCTGTATACCTGAAGACAGGGTGCAGGATTATCTACAGTCAGGAGCGCTTATCCAGATTCTGCAGGACTGGTGTCCGTCTTTCCCCGGATATTACCTCTACTACCCGAGCCGTAAGCAGCATCCGCCCGCTTTTGCGCTGATGATTGATGCACTTCGCTACCAGGAATAA
- a CDS encoding LysR family transcriptional regulator yields the protein MKFTLRQLEFYIALSETLQVSKAASRCHVSQSSMTVALRNLEEALDVQLFLRQPKGIRLTLAGDRFLTHARTIISNSYIALEDLHRQPETTAGKVRIGIAQTLSAYLLPEILSDIESRFPLLEIDYFEATAPDLLAALRQQQVDFCLLLTSNIQRDSDLEVETIIRSLRQLWIAPGHALLSQSVIRLRDIVKLPFLMLETDQYPKVITNIWQHAGYQPSVQFRSNSFETVRSLVAQGNGITILSNLVYRPWSLNGQRVIRRTIEDCITYMDVGVVTNAGQSLSAPAQRFMDFLRSLIVRLEGKS from the coding sequence ATGAAATTTACCCTCAGGCAACTTGAGTTTTACATAGCATTATCAGAAACATTGCAAGTTTCTAAAGCTGCCAGCCGTTGTCACGTTTCGCAGTCTTCCATGACTGTCGCGTTACGTAATCTGGAAGAGGCGCTTGATGTACAGCTCTTTCTGCGTCAGCCAAAAGGGATCCGGCTTACTTTGGCCGGTGATCGCTTTCTGACGCATGCCCGCACAATCATCAGCAACAGCTACATCGCCTTGGAGGATTTGCATCGTCAACCGGAAACCACTGCCGGGAAAGTGCGGATAGGGATAGCTCAGACACTTTCGGCTTACCTACTACCAGAGATACTGAGTGACATTGAAAGCCGTTTCCCCTTACTGGAAATTGACTATTTCGAGGCTACAGCGCCTGACCTGCTGGCTGCTCTGCGCCAGCAGCAGGTTGATTTTTGTCTACTGCTCACATCGAACATACAGCGCGACAGTGATCTGGAGGTCGAAACCATTATTCGATCGCTACGCCAGCTTTGGATTGCCCCGGGACACGCTTTGCTGAGTCAGTCTGTTATCCGCCTGAGGGATATCGTGAAGCTGCCATTTTTGATGCTGGAAACCGATCAATATCCCAAGGTGATCACCAATATCTGGCAGCACGCTGGCTATCAGCCCTCCGTCCAGTTTCGCAGTAACTCCTTTGAAACCGTTCGCAGCCTCGTAGCCCAGGGCAACGGTATCACAATCTTATCCAACTTGGTCTATCGCCCCTGGTCGCTAAACGGTCAGCGCGTCATTCGTCGGACGATTGAAGACTGTATCACCTACATGGACGTCGGCGTGGTAACCAACGCCGGACAATCCCTGTCAGCTCCAGCTCAGCGGTTCATGGATTTTTTACGTTCGCTGATTGTGAGACTTGAAGGTAAGAGTTAA
- a CDS encoding aldo/keto reductase encodes MQKRYLGQSRLEVSALGLGCMGLSHGYGPATDTRQAIELIRAAVERGVTFFDTAEVYGPFLNEEVVGEALKPFRDRVVIATKFGFTFGDDNKQQILNSRPEHIRKAVEGSLRHLKTDVIDLLYQHRVDPDVPIEDVAGTVKDLIAEGKVKHFGLSEAGAQTIRRAHAVQPVTALQSEYSMWWREPEQEILPLLEELGIGFVPFSPLGKGFLTGSIKPGTTFGKDDYRSTVPRFAEQAIEANEKLVSLLGELAAEKGVTSAQIALAWLLAQKPWIVPIPGTTKMHRLEENLGAADIILSQDDSRQITQALETIKIVGERYSPEHQARVGR; translated from the coding sequence ATGCAAAAACGTTATCTGGGTCAATCCCGACTCGAAGTGTCCGCGCTTGGCCTCGGTTGCATGGGCTTAAGCCATGGCTACGGCCCGGCGACCGATACGCGTCAGGCTATCGAACTTATTCGCGCCGCGGTTGAACGAGGCGTCACCTTCTTCGATACCGCTGAAGTGTATGGCCCCTTTCTTAATGAAGAGGTGGTCGGTGAAGCCTTAAAACCATTTCGTGACCGCGTGGTCATCGCCACCAAGTTTGGATTTACTTTTGGCGACGACAACAAGCAGCAGATTTTAAACAGCCGTCCGGAGCATATCCGTAAAGCGGTGGAAGGATCATTACGCCATCTTAAGACTGATGTTATTGATCTGCTGTATCAACATCGTGTCGACCCGGATGTCCCGATTGAAGATGTTGCGGGAACGGTGAAAGACCTGATCGCTGAAGGCAAAGTTAAACATTTCGGTCTGTCCGAAGCGGGTGCGCAAACCATTCGTCGTGCGCATGCCGTACAACCTGTTACGGCGCTGCAGAGCGAATACTCCATGTGGTGGCGCGAGCCTGAGCAGGAGATCCTGCCGCTACTGGAGGAACTGGGCATTGGTTTCGTTCCCTTCAGCCCATTAGGCAAAGGCTTCCTGACGGGCTCGATTAAGCCAGGAACCACTTTTGGCAAGGATGATTACCGCAGCACGGTGCCGCGTTTCGCCGAGCAGGCGATTGAAGCCAATGAAAAGCTGGTCTCATTGCTGGGTGAACTGGCGGCAGAGAAAGGTGTGACGTCTGCACAAATCGCTCTGGCATGGCTACTGGCACAAAAGCCGTGGATTGTTCCTATCCCTGGTACAACCAAAATGCACCGGCTGGAGGAAAATCTGGGGGCTGCCGACATCATTCTTTCTCAGGATGACTCACGGCAGATAACCCAGGCGCTTGAAACCATTAAAATCGTCGGCGAACGTTACTCCCCTGAACACCAGGCTCGCGTGGGCCGTTAA
- a CDS encoding HNH endonuclease signature motif containing protein — MAMEVHGFIISSPFVFVCDGKVYRSQSGKNWTVIFSRYGTQAWGNDTYASQRVDRACPPNRNEEVRLAFRGAVMRHFKLNYTQIEAFFQRQIDEDKQILVEGNSVKRHVGGRSSYSTGSSSTTLSAPAPAPVKKESPHPALKHGCPASRLEEFLAWEKAHLGILNRVKMPQRVAMFLGTWEEPNAVKPEPVVAEEPQAEEPRAERSLAEEREHKEDVPFYGRRRRDQGKFREDVMLNCGGRCVYTNAIAVRCEAAHLKAHARKGGASFKNGLLLRADIHKLFDAGLCAIDPHTLKLWFAPDLVKKDADLAAIDGITMRKTLLPINKDNIEDRWDAFVKILLA; from the coding sequence ATGGCTATGGAAGTTCACGGGTTTATTATTTCGTCTCCGTTCGTGTTCGTCTGCGATGGTAAGGTTTATCGCAGCCAATCGGGGAAAAACTGGACGGTCATATTTAGCCGTTACGGTACGCAAGCCTGGGGGAATGATACCTATGCTTCCCAGCGCGTTGACCGTGCTTGCCCGCCAAATCGTAACGAAGAAGTTCGTTTGGCTTTCCGTGGCGCAGTTATGCGCCACTTCAAGCTGAACTACACCCAAATTGAGGCATTCTTCCAGCGTCAGATCGACGAGGACAAGCAAATCCTGGTCGAAGGAAATTCGGTTAAACGCCATGTGGGTGGCCGCAGCAGCTACAGCACAGGCAGTAGTAGCACGACGTTATCTGCTCCCGCGCCCGCTCCAGTCAAAAAGGAATCCCCCCATCCAGCGCTTAAACATGGTTGTCCAGCAAGTCGTTTGGAAGAATTCCTGGCCTGGGAAAAAGCGCACCTTGGGATTTTGAATCGTGTCAAAATGCCCCAGCGCGTTGCCATGTTCCTGGGAACCTGGGAAGAACCGAATGCGGTCAAACCTGAACCCGTGGTGGCCGAAGAACCCCAGGCTGAAGAACCTCGAGCCGAACGGTCGCTGGCTGAAGAACGCGAACATAAAGAAGATGTACCCTTCTATGGCCGTCGCCGTCGTGATCAGGGGAAATTCCGTGAAGATGTGATGCTTAACTGCGGTGGCCGTTGCGTCTACACGAATGCCATTGCGGTACGCTGCGAAGCCGCACACCTTAAAGCCCACGCTCGCAAAGGTGGCGCGAGCTTTAAAAACGGTCTGCTGCTGCGCGCTGATATCCACAAGCTCTTTGACGCGGGACTATGTGCCATCGATCCGCACACGCTTAAACTCTGGTTCGCGCCAGACCTGGTAAAAAAAGACGCAGATCTCGCGGCCATTGATGGGATAACGATGCGCAAAACGCTGCTCCCTATCAACAAAGACAACATCGAAGACCGCTGGGATGCCTTCGTTAAGATCTTGCTGGCATGA
- a CDS encoding DUF1471 domain-containing protein: protein MKALLITALVMGFISVNAASAAQEINHPDGKEKIGVVSASNTYTLDELSNALSRKADEQGATSFKILSATGNNRLHGVAEIYR, encoded by the coding sequence ATGAAAGCATTACTTATTACTGCATTGGTCATGGGGTTTATTTCAGTGAATGCCGCCTCTGCTGCTCAGGAAATTAACCATCCAGACGGGAAAGAAAAGATCGGTGTCGTCTCAGCCAGCAATACCTATACACTTGATGAGTTATCGAATGCGCTCTCTCGTAAGGCTGATGAGCAAGGGGCAACGTCATTCAAAATCCTGTCGGCAACAGGAAATAACAGACTGCATGGGGTTGCGGAGATCTATAGGTAA
- a CDS encoding SDR family oxidoreductase, with the protein MKILVAGATGSIGLHVVNTAIEMGHQPVALVRNKHKVKLLPRGTDVFYGDVSMPETLTDFPKDIDAIIFTLGSDGQGRIGARAIDYGGVRNILRIFRDTPVRIGLMTTIGVTERLSTWNQRTEVHDWKRRAERLVRASGHPYTIVRPGWFDYNNDDEHRIVMLQGDRRHEGTPEDGVISREQIAQVLVSALTNDEAKNKTFELVAERGEAPQDLTPLFADLQSDDPQKNDGVLDIDNMPLREEPECIINELNLYSKN; encoded by the coding sequence ATGAAAATACTCGTTGCAGGCGCGACCGGAAGTATTGGTCTTCATGTCGTGAATACCGCTATTGAAATGGGTCATCAGCCCGTGGCGCTGGTCAGAAATAAACACAAAGTAAAATTGCTTCCTCGTGGAACGGATGTTTTTTACGGCGATGTTTCAATGCCTGAAACACTCACCGATTTTCCGAAAGATATTGATGCCATCATCTTCACGCTCGGTTCCGATGGTCAGGGTCGTATTGGTGCCAGAGCGATCGATTACGGCGGAGTGCGCAATATTTTACGAATATTCAGGGATACACCTGTTCGTATCGGCCTGATGACCACGATTGGCGTGACTGAGCGGCTCAGCACCTGGAATCAACGCACTGAGGTTCATGACTGGAAAAGACGTGCCGAGCGTCTGGTCAGGGCTAGCGGTCATCCCTATACCATAGTCAGGCCCGGCTGGTTTGATTACAACAATGATGATGAGCACAGAATCGTTATGCTTCAGGGAGACAGGCGTCATGAGGGAACACCGGAAGATGGTGTGATATCCCGGGAGCAAATCGCCCAGGTTCTGGTCAGTGCCCTGACCAACGACGAGGCAAAAAATAAAACGTTCGAGCTGGTAGCTGAACGAGGTGAAGCACCACAGGATCTTACCCCACTGTTTGCAGACCTGCAGTCTGATGATCCACAAAAAAATGATGGGGTTCTGGACATAGACAATATGCCTCTGCGTGAAGAACCTGAGTGCATTATTAACGAGCTGAACCTGTATTCAAAAAATTAA
- a CDS encoding SDR family oxidoreductase, with the protein MANKYNEKQGAIMKNTERFPAPPFPHQKQPFPGLAGKMQPRPDHGEESYHGSGRLTGRKVLITGGDSGIGRAVAIAYAREGADVAINYLPDEEEDAREVVDLIKKAGRNVVAIPGDIREESFCQHLVSQAVESLGGLDVLVNNAGRQQFCESIEELTTDAFDATFKTNVYSIFWITKAAVRHLPSGGVIINTSSVQAYEPSEILLDYAQTKAAIVAFTKSLAKQLAPKGIRVNAVAPGPYWTVLQCCGGQPQEKIEQFGANSPLGRPGQPAEIAPLYVTLASAENSYTSGQVWCSDGGTGTL; encoded by the coding sequence ATGGCTAATAAATATAATGAAAAACAGGGGGCTATTATGAAAAATACAGAGCGCTTTCCTGCTCCGCCTTTTCCACACCAAAAACAACCCTTTCCGGGGCTTGCCGGAAAAATGCAACCACGTCCCGATCACGGTGAAGAAAGCTATCACGGAAGCGGTCGGCTTACTGGCAGAAAAGTGTTAATTACCGGTGGTGATTCAGGTATTGGTCGTGCAGTTGCTATTGCGTATGCGCGTGAAGGTGCGGATGTCGCTATCAACTACCTGCCTGATGAAGAAGAGGATGCTCGTGAGGTCGTCGATCTGATAAAAAAAGCAGGAAGAAATGTCGTGGCGATCCCTGGTGATATTCGTGAGGAATCGTTTTGCCAACACCTGGTTAGTCAAGCGGTTGAGTCCTTAGGTGGGCTTGATGTACTGGTCAACAACGCGGGGCGCCAGCAATTCTGTGAATCGATTGAAGAGCTCACAACTGATGCCTTTGATGCAACCTTCAAGACCAATGTCTATTCGATATTCTGGATTACTAAAGCGGCAGTCCGCCACTTGCCATCAGGGGGAGTGATTATCAACACCTCGTCAGTGCAAGCTTACGAGCCCAGCGAAATCCTGCTGGATTATGCTCAGACCAAAGCAGCGATCGTTGCTTTTACAAAATCGCTTGCAAAACAACTGGCACCGAAAGGGATCCGGGTAAATGCCGTTGCTCCAGGTCCCTACTGGACGGTTCTACAATGTTGTGGCGGCCAACCACAAGAGAAAATTGAGCAGTTTGGTGCCAATTCACCGCTCGGCCGGCCGGGTCAGCCCGCAGAAATTGCACCACTTTATGTCACCCTGGCTTCCGCGGAGAACAGCTATACGTCCGGGCAAGTCTGGTGTTCTGACGGTGGGACCGGGACGTTATAA
- a CDS encoding aldo/keto reductase, which translates to MPTVKLNNGIEMPLLGFGVFQMTDAAECERAVIDAIDTGYRLIDTAASYQNETQVGNALKQTGIARNELFVTTKLWLQDTNYEGAKAQFERSLNRLQLDYVDLYLIHQPYGDVHGAWRAMEELQQAGKIRAIGVSNFHPDRLADLIAFNNVAPAVNQIEVNPFNQQLHAVPWNQSRGIQPEAWAPFAEGKNGLFQHPVLTAIGQKYGKSVGQVVLRWIFQRGIVSLAKSVRKERMAENINILDFELSAEDMLQITAIDTATSAFFSHRDPARVEWLAGRKLDV; encoded by the coding sequence ATGCCAACTGTAAAACTGAACAACGGGATTGAAATGCCCCTGCTGGGCTTTGGTGTCTTCCAGATGACGGATGCCGCTGAATGCGAAAGAGCCGTTATTGATGCCATCGATACGGGATACCGCCTGATCGATACCGCTGCGTCTTATCAGAATGAAACCCAGGTCGGGAACGCACTGAAACAGACCGGTATTGCCCGCAACGAACTCTTTGTAACGACCAAGCTGTGGCTGCAGGATACGAATTACGAAGGCGCTAAAGCCCAGTTCGAACGCTCCCTGAATCGGCTGCAGTTGGATTACGTTGACCTGTACCTGATTCACCAACCTTACGGCGATGTCCATGGGGCATGGCGTGCTATGGAAGAACTGCAGCAGGCAGGCAAAATTCGCGCTATTGGCGTCAGCAACTTCCATCCTGACCGACTGGCCGACCTTATCGCCTTCAACAACGTGGCCCCTGCGGTGAACCAGATTGAAGTTAACCCCTTCAACCAGCAACTGCATGCGGTTCCATGGAATCAAAGCCGTGGCATTCAGCCGGAAGCCTGGGCTCCGTTTGCTGAGGGGAAAAATGGTCTGTTCCAGCATCCCGTGTTAACGGCAATTGGCCAGAAATACGGCAAAAGCGTGGGCCAGGTGGTGCTGCGTTGGATCTTCCAGCGAGGCATCGTTTCACTGGCGAAATCGGTGCGCAAAGAACGCATGGCAGAGAACATCAACATTCTCGATTTTGAACTCAGCGCTGAAGATATGTTGCAGATTACCGCTATCGATACCGCAACAAGTGCTTTCTTCTCACACCGCGATCCTGCCAGAGTTGAATGGTTGGCCGGTCGCAAACTGGACGTTTAA